Proteins encoded by one window of Cyanobium sp. NS01:
- a CDS encoding type IV pilin protein produces the protein MTTSLQARFLAQRSLLQVLSNANKKHKGLKTGFTLMELLIVVIIIGVLSAIAIPAFLNQQGRARINAAQIAVMDMARACTAAQVTGEQDDLVIPANITGGPCPAAGTQVDFTASAADFNLTTAPVATVTSAGATSLTTCAAASGWTAGTAPSCNPTRS, from the coding sequence ATGACCACGTCCCTTCAGGCCAGGTTCCTGGCCCAGCGCTCGCTGCTCCAAGTTCTTAGCAATGCAAACAAAAAACACAAAGGCCTTAAAACCGGCTTCACCCTGATGGAGCTGTTGATCGTTGTGATCATCATCGGCGTACTGTCAGCGATTGCGATTCCAGCCTTCCTGAACCAGCAAGGCAGAGCCCGCATCAACGCAGCCCAGATAGCTGTCATGGATATGGCGCGCGCCTGCACGGCAGCCCAAGTGACGGGTGAACAGGATGACTTAGTGATTCCTGCAAACATCACCGGCGGTCCCTGTCCTGCCGCAGGAACCCAGGTTGACTTCACAGCAAGCGCAGCTGACTTCAACCTGACCACAGCACCTGTCGCCACGGTCACATCAGCTGGTGCGACAAGTCTCACAACCTGCGCAGCTGCAAGTGGCTGGACGGCAGGAACCGCACCTTCGTGCAATCCCACCCGGAGCTGA
- the trmH gene encoding tRNA (guanosine(18)-2'-O)-methyltransferase TrmH, giving the protein MPLLPRRFERLKAVLNHRMADLTVLLEEVHKPHNLSAILRSCDAVGVLEAHAVCLEGRLPLFNTTAQGSQKWVPLQRHASAADGLQTLRQQGFRLYGTHLSATAVDYRSCDFTGPTAFVLGAEKWGLSPAAIALVDQAIMIPMSGMVQSLNVSVATATLLFEALRQRQAAGLLPSQGEGVGPERYGQLLFEWAYPEVAAWCRQQGRPYPPLDAEGAISEALPRTVRLRY; this is encoded by the coding sequence ATGCCGCTGCTGCCCCGCCGCTTCGAGCGCCTCAAGGCGGTGCTGAATCACCGCATGGCCGACCTCACGGTGCTGCTGGAGGAGGTGCACAAACCCCACAACCTCTCGGCGATCCTGCGCAGCTGCGATGCGGTGGGGGTGCTGGAGGCCCACGCGGTGTGCCTGGAGGGGCGCCTGCCCCTGTTCAACACCACGGCCCAGGGCAGCCAGAAATGGGTGCCGCTGCAGCGCCACGCCAGCGCCGCCGATGGCCTGCAGACCCTGCGGCAGCAGGGCTTCCGCCTCTACGGCACCCACCTCAGCGCCACGGCGGTGGACTACCGCAGCTGCGACTTCACCGGCCCCACCGCCTTCGTGCTGGGGGCCGAGAAGTGGGGGCTGAGCCCGGCGGCGATTGCCCTGGTGGACCAGGCGATCATGATTCCGATGAGCGGCATGGTGCAGTCGCTGAATGTGAGCGTGGCCACGGCCACGCTGCTGTTCGAGGCCCTGCGCCAGCGCCAGGCCGCCGGGCTGCTGCCCAGCCAGGGCGAGGGGGTGGGACCGGAGCGCTACGGGCAGCTGCTGTTCGAATGGGCCTACCCGGAGGTGGCCGCCTGGTGCCGCCAGCAGGGCCGGCCCTATCCCCCCCTCGATGCCGAAGGCGCCATCAGCGAAGCCCTGCCCCGCACGGTGCGGCTGCGCTACTAG
- a CDS encoding MGMT family protein has product MEAPSFDQRVYAAVARIPQGRLATYGHIAESIGAYGCARQVGWALRRLPLPSELPWHRVVNAQGRISFNPSREGSDWIQRQLLLAEGIPVDGEGRLPLGRYLWVPPLDPPLLA; this is encoded by the coding sequence ATGGAGGCTCCCAGCTTCGACCAGCGCGTCTACGCCGCCGTGGCCCGCATCCCGCAAGGGCGCCTCGCCACCTACGGCCACATCGCCGAGTCGATCGGTGCCTACGGCTGCGCCCGCCAGGTGGGCTGGGCCCTGCGCCGGCTGCCCCTGCCCTCCGAGCTGCCCTGGCACCGGGTGGTGAACGCCCAGGGGCGGATCAGCTTCAACCCCAGCCGGGAGGGGAGCGACTGGATCCAGCGGCAGCTGCTGCTGGCCGAGGGCATCCCGGTGGATGGGGAAGGCCGTCTGCCCCTGGGGCGCTATCTGTGGGTGCCCCCCCTCGACCCACCACTGCTTGCCTGA
- the lepA gene encoding translation elongation factor 4 — translation MTDVSVSRIRNFCIIAHIDHGKSTLADRLLQDTGTVAVRDMQEQFLDNMELERERGITIKLQAARMDYTAADGTDYILNLIDTPGHVDFSYEVSRSLQACEGALLVVDASQGVEAQTLANVYLALENDLEIIPVLNKIDLPGADPERIKEEIEAIIGLDCSRAIACSAKTGLGVPDILEAVVERVPPPANRMAEPLQALIFDSYYDAYRGVIVYFRVMAGSISRKDKVLLMASGKSYELDEVGVMAPDQRQVESLHAGEVGYLAASIKAVADARVGDTITLAANPAAAALPGYTEAKPMVFCGLFPTDADQYPDLREALDRLQLSDAALRYEPETSSAMGFGFRCGFLGLLHMEIVQERLEREYNLDLIVTAPSVIYQVNLLDGSMLMVDNPATLPDPQKRESIEEPYVKLEIYTPNTFNGTLMELCQERRGEFVDMKYITTDRVTLHYEMPLAEVVTDFFDQMKSRTKGYASMEYQLIGYRRNELVRLDVLINSEKADPLTTIVHRDKAYNVGKGLVEKLKELIPRQQFKIPIQASIGSRVIASESISAMRKDVLAKCYGGDISRKKKLLKKQAKGKKRMKAMGKVEVPQEAFMAVLKLNS, via the coding sequence ATGACCGACGTTTCTGTTTCCCGCATCCGCAACTTCTGCATCATTGCCCACATCGACCACGGCAAATCCACCCTCGCCGATCGACTGCTGCAGGACACCGGCACCGTGGCCGTTCGCGACATGCAGGAGCAGTTTCTCGACAACATGGAGCTGGAGCGTGAACGGGGCATCACGATCAAGCTGCAGGCGGCGCGGATGGATTACACCGCCGCCGATGGCACCGACTACATCCTCAACCTGATCGACACCCCCGGCCATGTGGACTTCTCCTATGAGGTGAGTCGCTCGCTGCAGGCCTGCGAAGGGGCCCTGCTGGTGGTGGATGCGAGCCAGGGGGTGGAGGCCCAGACCCTGGCGAATGTATATCTCGCCCTGGAGAATGATCTGGAGATCATTCCGGTGCTCAACAAGATCGATCTGCCCGGTGCCGATCCGGAGCGGATCAAGGAGGAGATCGAGGCGATCATCGGCCTTGATTGCTCCAGGGCGATCGCCTGTTCGGCCAAGACCGGCCTCGGCGTGCCGGACATCCTGGAGGCGGTGGTGGAGCGGGTGCCGCCTCCGGCCAACCGGATGGCCGAGCCGCTGCAGGCCCTGATCTTCGACTCCTACTACGACGCCTACCGCGGCGTGATCGTGTACTTCCGGGTGATGGCCGGCTCGATCAGCCGCAAGGACAAAGTGCTGCTGATGGCCTCCGGCAAGAGCTACGAGCTCGATGAGGTGGGTGTGATGGCGCCGGATCAGCGCCAGGTGGAGAGCCTCCACGCCGGCGAGGTGGGCTACCTGGCCGCCTCGATCAAGGCCGTGGCCGATGCCCGCGTGGGCGACACGATCACCCTGGCCGCCAACCCGGCGGCGGCGGCCCTGCCGGGCTACACCGAGGCGAAGCCGATGGTGTTCTGCGGGCTGTTCCCCACCGATGCCGATCAATACCCCGATCTGCGCGAGGCCCTCGACAGGCTCCAGCTCTCCGATGCGGCCCTGCGCTACGAGCCGGAAACCAGCAGTGCCATGGGCTTCGGCTTCCGCTGCGGCTTCCTGGGGCTGCTGCACATGGAGATCGTGCAGGAGCGGCTGGAGCGGGAATACAACCTCGATCTGATTGTTACCGCCCCATCGGTGATCTATCAGGTGAACCTGCTGGATGGCTCGATGCTGATGGTGGATAATCCCGCCACCCTGCCGGATCCGCAGAAGCGTGAATCGATCGAAGAGCCCTATGTGAAGCTCGAGATCTATACCCCCAACACCTTCAACGGCACCCTGATGGAGCTGTGTCAGGAGCGGCGCGGCGAGTTTGTGGACATGAAGTACATCACCACCGATCGGGTGACGCTCCACTACGAGATGCCGCTGGCTGAGGTGGTAACGGATTTCTTCGATCAGATGAAGAGCCGCACCAAGGGCTATGCCTCCATGGAATACCAACTGATCGGCTACCGCCGCAATGAGCTGGTGCGCCTCGATGTGCTGATCAACAGCGAGAAGGCCGATCCCCTCACCACCATCGTGCACCGCGACAAGGCCTACAACGTGGGCAAGGGGCTGGTGGAGAAGCTGAAGGAACTGATCCCCCGCCAGCAGTTCAAGATTCCCATCCAGGCCTCGATCGGCAGCCGTGTGATCGCCTCGGAGAGCATCAGTGCCATGCGCAAGGACGTGCTCGCCAAGTGCTATGGCGGGGACATCTCCCGCAAGAAAAAACTGCTGAAGAAACAGGCCAAGGGCAAGAAACGCATGAAGGCCATGGGCAAGGTGGAGGTACCCCAGGAGGCCTTCATGGCCGTGCTCAAGCTCAACAGCTGA
- a CDS encoding prepilin-type cleavage/methylation domain-containing protein — protein sequence MVLRRRCRLNPPARRLAGGFSLVELSLTLLLGSVLSALMLQLLLSEGRHGQKLARLLRERQSSARAVQLIRAELQQAREVRLGGAIQAGLAGSCATAGRQLVLQLHSPAGTITYARGPARDPIWRGEVVWRCGPAYDRLGALTSAAPQTRVLIDALPPGAGLAAVSQQGVVQVRLDRLGGHQVIQAISRGSDAVP from the coding sequence ATGGTCCTGCGCCGCCGCTGCCGCCTGAACCCGCCCGCCCGCCGCTTGGCCGGGGGGTTCTCCCTGGTGGAGCTCTCACTCACGCTGCTGCTGGGCTCGGTGCTCAGCGCCCTGATGCTGCAGCTGCTGCTCAGCGAGGGCCGCCACGGCCAGAAGCTGGCCCGGCTGCTGCGGGAGCGCCAGAGCAGCGCCCGGGCCGTGCAGCTGATCCGCGCCGAGCTGCAGCAGGCCAGGGAGGTGCGGCTGGGCGGGGCGATCCAGGCCGGCCTGGCCGGCAGCTGCGCCACGGCCGGGCGGCAGCTGGTGCTGCAGCTCCACTCCCCCGCCGGCACGATCACCTACGCCCGCGGCCCCGCCAGAGATCCGATCTGGCGCGGAGAGGTGGTGTGGCGCTGTGGCCCCGCCTACGACCGCCTGGGAGCCCTCACCTCCGCCGCTCCCCAGACCCGGGTGCTGATCGATGCCCTGCCGCCGGGCGCGGGATTAGCGGCGGTGTCGCAGCAGGGGGTGGTGCAGGTGCGGCTGGATCGGCTCGGCGGGCATCAGGTCATCCAGGCGATCAGCCGCGGGAGCGACGCAGTCCCTTGA
- a CDS encoding prepilin-type N-terminal cleavage/methylation domain-containing protein — MIRSHCRPRFCTICRSSGGFSLAEALVVLTLLGLMAALVIDSGRRQLAAVKVESAARRLGTLLEDSRERAEDRRQPLDLPLHGEEGLEARVLEGDSSLRLHHSLPSQLRFTANGLAIDGGTVVIGSAGTDLRRCLVMSPPLGIVRVGRYHGDPGALASDACLPDASL; from the coding sequence GTGATCAGGAGCCACTGCCGGCCACGCTTTTGCACCATCTGCCGAAGCAGCGGCGGCTTTTCGCTGGCGGAGGCGCTGGTGGTGCTCACCCTGCTGGGCCTGATGGCGGCCCTGGTGATCGACAGCGGCCGCCGCCAGCTGGCGGCGGTGAAGGTGGAGTCCGCCGCCCGGCGGCTCGGCACCTTGCTGGAGGACAGCCGCGAGCGGGCCGAGGACCGTCGCCAGCCCCTGGATCTGCCCCTGCACGGGGAGGAGGGCCTGGAGGCCAGGGTGCTGGAGGGCGACAGCAGCCTGCGGCTCCACCACAGCCTGCCCTCGCAGCTGCGCTTCACGGCCAATGGCCTGGCGATCGATGGCGGCACCGTGGTGATCGGCAGCGCCGGCACCGACCTGCGCCGCTGCCTGGTGATGTCTCCGCCGCTGGGGATCGTGCGGGTGGGCCGCTACCACGGCGATCCCGGCGCCCTGGCCAGTGACGCCTGCCTGCCTGACGCCAGCCTCTGA
- a CDS encoding ABC transporter permease has translation MARWGVVIVLTYVLVAVLTPLLVQLGWLPDPNAGLQNPIYAPPSPAHWCGTDRLGRDVCVRTLSASGVALQVVALALVVALIVGVPLGMVSGYLGGWVDRLLVLLMDTLYTLPVLLLSVVLAFLLGRGLPNAAAALCVVYIPQYFRVVRNQTAQVKAELYVEAARSLGAGPAWILRNYLFRNVITSVPVLLTLNAADAVLVLGGLGFLGLGLPETIPEWGGDLQQALTALPTGIWWTALYPGLAMFVLVLGLSFLGEGLESWLSGNAQTGRAAR, from the coding sequence ATGGCCCGCTGGGGGGTGGTGATCGTGCTCACCTATGTCCTGGTGGCCGTGCTCACGCCGTTGCTGGTGCAGCTCGGCTGGCTGCCTGATCCAAACGCCGGCTTGCAGAACCCCATCTACGCCCCGCCGTCGCCGGCCCACTGGTGCGGCACCGACCGGCTCGGCCGGGACGTGTGCGTGCGCACCCTCTCGGCCAGCGGCGTGGCCCTGCAGGTGGTGGCTCTGGCCCTGGTGGTGGCGTTGATCGTGGGGGTGCCCCTCGGCATGGTGAGCGGCTATCTGGGCGGCTGGGTGGACCGGCTGCTGGTGCTGCTGATGGACACCCTCTACACCCTGCCGGTGCTGCTGCTCTCGGTGGTGCTGGCCTTCCTGCTGGGGCGCGGCCTCCCCAATGCCGCCGCCGCCCTCTGCGTGGTGTACATCCCCCAGTACTTCCGCGTGGTGCGCAACCAGACGGCCCAGGTGAAGGCCGAGCTCTACGTGGAGGCGGCCCGCTCGCTGGGCGCCGGGCCCGCCTGGATCCTGCGCAACTACCTGTTCCGCAACGTGATCACCTCGGTGCCGGTGCTGCTCACGCTCAATGCCGCCGATGCCGTCCTGGTGCTGGGGGGTCTGGGCTTTCTGGGGCTCGGCCTGCCGGAGACCATTCCCGAGTGGGGCGGCGACCTGCAGCAGGCCCTCACGGCCCTGCCCACCGGTATCTGGTGGACCGCCCTCTACCCCGGCCTGGCCATGTTCGTGCTGGTGCTGGGGCTGTCGTTTCTGGGGGAGGGCCTGGAGAGCTGGCTGAGCGGCAACGCCCAGACCGGCCGCGCGGCGCGCTGA
- a CDS encoding 16S rRNA (cytosine(967)-C(5))-methyltransferase, which translates to MPEPVSAVPADAADRAARSDSPAAAGLASRRLAWEVLLAVGGGAYADVALERALQRSSLEGVDRALATELAYGAIRQRLLLDAWLDGLGRVPALRQPPKLRWLLHLGLYQLLFSGRVPASAAVSTTVELAKRGGLARLAPVANGMLRQLLRRRAGLASSAGAGGPGLELEPWSGLELPAGAAASLALRQSLPVWLAELLLQWLPPEQAEAFALAANQPPGLDLRVNPLRCSRDALLEALESAGLAAAVLPGNDDGLALEGRVGDLRRLPGFQQGHWSVQDRTAQQVVALLDPQPGERLLDACAAPGGKCTQMAERIGDRGEVWAIDRSAARLQRLERNAARLGLGCVSSLAADAAELAVVRPDWLGHFDRILVDAPCSGLGTLARHADARWRLQPAAIPELVRLQRALLEGVLPLLRPGGQLVYATCTVHPAENDEQVKALLAAHPGWELLRQWQAWPRPGGGDGFFAALLRAPGG; encoded by the coding sequence TTGCCTGAGCCCGTCTCCGCTGTCCCGGCTGACGCCGCCGATCGAGCCGCCCGCTCCGACTCCCCAGCGGCGGCCGGTCTGGCGTCGCGGCGGCTGGCCTGGGAGGTGCTGCTGGCCGTGGGCGGCGGCGCCTACGCCGATGTGGCCCTGGAGCGGGCCCTGCAGCGCAGCAGCCTCGAGGGGGTGGACCGAGCCCTCGCCACCGAGCTGGCCTACGGCGCCATCCGCCAGCGGCTGCTGCTCGATGCCTGGCTCGATGGCCTCGGACGGGTGCCGGCCCTGCGCCAGCCGCCCAAGCTGCGCTGGCTGCTGCACCTGGGGCTCTACCAGCTGCTGTTCAGTGGGCGGGTGCCGGCCTCAGCGGCGGTGAGCACCACCGTGGAGCTGGCCAAGCGGGGTGGCCTGGCCCGCCTGGCGCCGGTGGCCAATGGCATGCTCCGCCAGCTGTTGCGCCGCCGGGCCGGGCTCGCCAGCAGCGCTGGAGCCGGCGGGCCCGGCCTGGAGCTGGAGCCCTGGAGCGGCCTGGAGCTGCCTGCCGGGGCGGCCGCCAGCCTCGCCCTGCGCCAGTCGCTGCCCGTGTGGCTGGCTGAGCTGCTGCTGCAGTGGCTGCCGCCTGAGCAGGCCGAGGCCTTTGCCCTGGCGGCCAACCAGCCCCCTGGCCTCGACCTGCGGGTGAACCCCCTGCGCTGCAGCCGCGACGCCCTGCTTGAGGCCCTGGAATCGGCGGGGCTGGCGGCGGCGGTGCTGCCAGGGAACGATGACGGCCTGGCCCTGGAGGGGCGGGTGGGGGATCTGCGCCGCCTGCCCGGGTTTCAGCAGGGCCACTGGAGCGTGCAGGACCGCACCGCCCAGCAGGTGGTGGCCCTGCTCGATCCCCAGCCCGGCGAGCGACTGCTCGATGCCTGTGCCGCCCCTGGCGGCAAGTGCACCCAGATGGCGGAGCGGATCGGGGATCGGGGCGAGGTGTGGGCCATCGACCGCTCCGCGGCGCGCTTGCAGCGGCTGGAGCGCAATGCCGCCCGGCTGGGTCTGGGCTGTGTCAGCAGCCTGGCGGCCGATGCGGCCGAGCTGGCGGTGGTGCGTCCCGACTGGTTGGGCCACTTTGATCGCATCCTCGTGGACGCCCCCTGTTCGGGGCTGGGCACCCTGGCCCGCCACGCCGATGCCCGCTGGCGGCTGCAGCCCGCCGCGATCCCGGAGCTGGTGCGGCTGCAGCGGGCCCTGCTGGAGGGGGTGCTGCCGCTGTTGCGGCCCGGCGGCCAGCTGGTGTACGCCACCTGCACCGTGCATCCGGCCGAGAACGACGAACAGGTGAAGGCCCTGCTGGCCGCCCATCCGGGCTGGGAGCTGCTGCGGCAGTGGCAGGCCTGGCCCCGGCCCGGCGGCGGCGATGGCTTCTTTGCCGCCCTGTTGCGGGCACCAGGGGGGTAG
- a CDS encoding fructokinase has protein sequence MTPTSTPTTTRPTQTDRHTPLFDLSQALQIASSADSPAALTEAMLPRIRDSFWLLVSSNSVIEAQHAQAVSMILERAIPSGVSVALDLDWQPQRWGLPPQAPPSAEVLRRVQPLAWSAQLIRCSREEAEAFFGSADPVRVHRHDSLPQRPAVLIRADSGALDWCIGGRQGSLEASMLQDHDLFLTRLLDNLSSHPELLGNAGPGLDAVADPDGMAEQLLSAALAGSAPLSDG, from the coding sequence TTGACCCCCACATCCACCCCCACAACCACCCGCCCGACCCAGACCGATCGGCACACCCCGCTGTTCGATCTCAGCCAGGCCCTGCAGATCGCCTCCAGCGCCGACAGCCCCGCCGCCCTCACTGAGGCCATGCTGCCCAGAATCAGGGACTCTTTCTGGTTGCTGGTCTCCAGCAATTCAGTGATCGAGGCCCAGCACGCGCAGGCGGTGAGCATGATCCTGGAACGGGCCATCCCCAGCGGTGTCTCGGTGGCCCTCGATCTGGACTGGCAACCGCAACGCTGGGGCCTGCCGCCCCAGGCGCCGCCGAGCGCCGAGGTGCTGCGGCGTGTCCAGCCGCTGGCCTGGAGTGCTCAGCTGATCCGTTGCAGCCGTGAGGAGGCCGAGGCCTTTTTCGGCAGCGCGGATCCGGTGCGGGTGCATCGCCACGACAGCCTCCCCCAGCGGCCCGCTGTGCTGATCCGCGCTGACAGCGGCGCTCTCGATTGGTGCATCGGCGGACGCCAGGGCAGTCTGGAGGCCTCGATGCTGCAGGACCACGACCTGTTCCTGACCCGGCTGCTTGACAACCTCTCCAGCCACCCCGAGCTGTTGGGGAATGCCGGCCCGGGCCTCGACGCCGTGGCCGACCCGGATGGCATGGCCGAACAGCTGCTCAGCGCCGCCCTGGCTGGCTCTGCACCCCTCAGCGACGGCTGA
- a CDS encoding transglycosylase domain-containing protein: MSTAVPAKARQPRRTGGGKRNLVIIAAVATTLGAGVAVGQAALVASFDSLLPDARGINHFNRPGTLTILAADGQVVHKVGPVSREKLSASSIPPLVEQAFVAAEDRRFYQHDGIDPTGIARAMVRNISRGSVEEGASTITQQLARTVFLSQDRTIARKLKEAALASKLERQLSKRQILTEYLNLVYLGSSAYGVADAAWIYFSKAPSDLNLAEAALIAGLPPAPSVYSPLVNPDLALQRRAIVLRRMREEGYITLAQQMEAEGSPLALKPADPKYWVSQAPFFSTWVEQELTEVLTPEQLEVGGVTVRSSVNLDWQEQAQKAITASTPGGLEGALVAMEPGTGLVRAMVGGRDYEESQFNRATQALRSTGSTFKLFVYLTALKEGMRPERTVEDRRRCFAGYCPKNFSKGFLGKITMVRAFQNSVNTVAVGLLQEVGFDKVIATARSLGITQPLGKFYPLALGAEEDRVLDMTAAYAAINNRGVFVKPTPFEEILGPDGELLWSRRTDGDPGRRAVDSTIADAMTWMLQQVVRGGTGGPASLGRHPVAGKTGTSEGGRDLWFIGSIPQLTTGVWLGYDNSRETKSTSVVAAYTWRRFMGAITKDLPVQAFPPKPALADTFKKPAKPARPSSPRQAPRSDAPAQRAPRNEAPQDPASTGEPESSWTPPPRSAEPPARPAAERAPAAAPRPAPAPAPAPAPARAPAAAPTPAPAPAPSPPAPVAAPAPAPAPPPPPPPAPAPPPPP, from the coding sequence GTGAGCACCGCCGTTCCTGCCAAAGCGCGCCAGCCCCGCCGTACGGGAGGCGGCAAGCGCAACCTGGTGATCATCGCCGCAGTGGCCACCACCCTCGGTGCTGGGGTGGCCGTGGGCCAGGCGGCGTTGGTGGCCAGCTTCGACAGCCTGCTGCCGGATGCCCGCGGCATCAACCACTTCAACCGGCCCGGCACCCTCACCATCCTCGCGGCCGATGGCCAGGTGGTGCACAAGGTGGGCCCGGTGTCGCGGGAGAAGCTCTCCGCCAGCTCGATCCCGCCCCTGGTGGAGCAGGCCTTCGTGGCGGCGGAAGACCGTCGCTTCTACCAGCACGACGGCATCGACCCCACCGGCATCGCCCGGGCCATGGTGCGCAACATCTCGCGCGGCTCGGTGGAGGAGGGAGCCAGCACGATCACCCAGCAGCTGGCCCGCACCGTGTTCCTCAGCCAGGACCGCACCATCGCCCGCAAGCTGAAGGAAGCGGCCCTGGCCAGCAAGCTCGAGCGCCAGCTCAGCAAACGCCAGATCCTCACCGAGTATCTGAATCTGGTGTATCTGGGCTCCAGCGCCTACGGGGTGGCGGATGCGGCCTGGATCTACTTCTCCAAGGCTCCCAGCGACCTCAACCTGGCGGAGGCCGCCCTGATCGCCGGGCTGCCCCCCGCCCCCTCGGTGTACTCGCCGCTGGTGAACCCCGATCTGGCCCTGCAACGCCGGGCGATCGTGCTGCGCCGCATGCGCGAGGAGGGCTACATCACGCTGGCCCAGCAGATGGAGGCCGAGGGCTCACCCCTGGCCCTCAAACCGGCCGACCCCAAATACTGGGTGAGCCAGGCACCCTTCTTCAGCACCTGGGTGGAACAGGAGCTCACCGAGGTGCTCACCCCCGAGCAGCTGGAGGTGGGCGGGGTGACGGTGCGCAGCAGCGTCAATCTCGACTGGCAGGAACAGGCCCAGAAGGCGATCACGGCATCCACCCCCGGCGGCCTGGAGGGGGCCCTGGTGGCCATGGAGCCCGGCACCGGGCTGGTGCGGGCCATGGTGGGCGGCCGCGACTACGAAGAAAGCCAGTTCAACCGGGCCACCCAGGCCCTGCGCTCCACCGGCTCCACGTTCAAGCTGTTCGTGTATCTCACAGCCCTCAAGGAGGGCATGCGACCGGAGCGCACGGTGGAGGACCGCAGGCGCTGTTTTGCCGGCTATTGCCCCAAGAACTTCAGCAAGGGCTTCCTGGGCAAGATCACGATGGTGCGAGCCTTCCAGAACTCGGTGAACACCGTGGCGGTGGGGCTGCTGCAGGAGGTGGGCTTCGACAAGGTGATCGCCACGGCCCGCAGCCTGGGCATCACCCAGCCCCTGGGCAAGTTCTATCCCCTTGCTCTGGGCGCAGAGGAGGACAGGGTGCTCGACATGACCGCCGCCTACGCCGCCATCAACAACCGGGGCGTGTTTGTGAAGCCCACGCCGTTCGAGGAGATCCTCGGCCCCGATGGCGAACTGCTCTGGAGCCGCCGCACCGACGGGGACCCCGGCCGCAGGGCCGTGGACAGCACGATCGCCGACGCCATGACCTGGATGCTGCAGCAGGTGGTGCGCGGTGGCACCGGCGGCCCCGCCTCCCTCGGCCGGCACCCCGTGGCCGGCAAGACCGGAACCTCGGAAGGGGGCCGCGACCTCTGGTTCATCGGCTCGATCCCCCAGCTCACCACGGGCGTGTGGCTCGGCTACGACAACAGCCGCGAGACCAAGAGCACCAGCGTGGTGGCCGCCTATACCTGGCGGCGCTTCATGGGCGCGATCACCAAAGACCTGCCGGTGCAGGCGTTCCCGCCCAAACCCGCCCTCGCTGACACCTTCAAGAAGCCCGCCAAACCGGCCCGGCCGAGCAGCCCGCGCCAGGCCCCCAGGTCCGATGCGCCGGCGCAGCGTGCCCCCAGGAATGAGGCCCCGCAAGATCCCGCCTCCACGGGCGAACCGGAATCGTCCTGGACCCCGCCGCCCCGCTCGGCTGAACCACCGGCCCGCCCGGCAGCAGAGCGAGCACCAGCCGCCGCACCAAGGCCTGCCCCTGCTCCAGCTCCGGCGCCCGCTCCAGCCCGAGCCCCAGCAGCGGCGCCTACGCCCGCTCCAGCCCCGGCACCCTCCCCACCAGCCCCGGTTGCTGCGCCTGCGCCAGCCCCGGCGCCACCGCCGCCGCCACCACCGGCCCCCGCACCACCACCGCCGCCCTGA